The following coding sequences lie in one Peribacillus frigoritolerans genomic window:
- a CDS encoding GntR family transcriptional regulator, with protein sequence MKHSNSSQKIKRTSVREEAYMILRDWIVQGNLTPGQQLRDKELAEQLGVSRTPIREALLRLEDEGFVETKPSRSTIVSPIRFDGVLDIYSIVWTLEKLAMEQAFDFIEEKHLIEMEAINHEVKKAIDEGNQMVAVQKDNDFHSIYINLSTNDEMKRILSGLKQKLIRMELFYFNQVSDVHLSVDEHDQIIHALRNGNLTMVLKVIEKNWKESYLRIQAHTERVKSGVEKNE encoded by the coding sequence TTGAAGCATTCAAATTCATCTCAAAAAATAAAACGTACTTCTGTACGTGAAGAAGCATACATGATATTGCGGGATTGGATTGTCCAGGGAAACCTAACGCCAGGCCAGCAATTACGCGATAAAGAATTAGCCGAGCAATTGGGTGTAAGCAGAACCCCAATAAGAGAAGCACTATTAAGGCTTGAGGATGAAGGATTTGTCGAGACCAAGCCGAGCCGTTCAACAATTGTTTCCCCTATTCGATTCGATGGTGTATTAGACATATACTCCATTGTTTGGACACTGGAAAAGCTGGCTATGGAACAGGCTTTTGATTTCATTGAAGAAAAACACTTAATAGAAATGGAAGCCATCAATCATGAAGTGAAAAAAGCAATCGACGAAGGAAATCAAATGGTGGCCGTTCAGAAAGATAATGACTTTCATTCCATTTACATCAATCTTTCTACAAATGATGAAATGAAGCGGATCCTATCGGGACTCAAACAAAAACTTATACGAATGGAACTGTTTTATTTCAATCAGGTAAGTGATGTTCATCTTTCCGTTGATGAGCATGATCAGATCATACACGCATTAAGGAATGGAAATCTCACTATGGTGCTTAAGGTGATAGAAAAGAATTGGAAAGAAAGTTATTTAAGAATTCAAGCCCATACGGAACGTGTAAAAAGCGGGGTAGAAAAAAATGAGTAA
- a CDS encoding acyltransferase: MERNSAIDFIKFFAIFSVVVIHVFPKDSQIGLFILDNISRFAVPFFFTASGYLFGKKMIHTRDSIDYFKRYIIKILKLYLCWLFFYMMYDVLILYKVATDAAKELAQYINHFSFLDLIYYGTGTSGYQLWFLTALIWSVIILFVFFKLKKVRLLLTISLILNLIGLFGQSYSVFYDFPQSTRDALFIGLFYTTLGFFLADDKFFKKSRAITAKTYLLLIFIFFTFQVVEGYLLDKVLSGSHGEYFISTIFLTAFLFLFALNNKTLGKDLFITKVGGRALGIYIVHVVFIDIFDLILSAVKMDHISDNLLLKLFETLLIISMSYISYDLLQYFKRRLSKMIKTC, from the coding sequence ATGGAAAGAAATAGCGCGATTGACTTTATTAAATTTTTTGCAATTTTTTCTGTTGTAGTCATTCATGTATTCCCAAAGGATAGCCAAATTGGTCTATTTATTCTCGATAACATCTCAAGGTTTGCGGTGCCATTCTTCTTTACTGCCTCTGGTTATTTGTTCGGTAAAAAGATGATACATACAAGGGATTCCATTGATTATTTTAAAAGGTATATTATAAAAATCTTAAAACTGTATTTATGCTGGCTCTTCTTTTATATGATGTATGATGTTCTTATTCTTTATAAAGTTGCTACCGATGCAGCAAAGGAATTAGCGCAATACATTAATCATTTTTCCTTTCTTGACCTTATATATTACGGAACTGGGACTAGCGGATACCAATTGTGGTTTTTAACCGCATTAATTTGGAGTGTTATCATTCTTTTCGTTTTTTTTAAATTAAAAAAAGTAAGGCTTCTTTTAACCATCAGCCTAATATTAAACTTGATAGGTCTTTTCGGACAATCGTATTCTGTGTTCTATGATTTTCCTCAAAGTACACGGGATGCTTTATTTATTGGTCTTTTTTATACAACTTTGGGATTCTTCTTAGCGGATGATAAATTCTTTAAAAAGTCAAGAGCAATAACAGCCAAAACCTACCTATTATTAATTTTTATCTTCTTTACTTTCCAAGTGGTAGAAGGATACTTATTAGATAAGGTATTATCAGGAAGCCATGGAGAATATTTTATTTCTACTATCTTTTTAACTGCATTTCTTTTTTTATTTGCATTAAATAATAAAACATTGGGGAAGGATTTGTTCATTACTAAAGTAGGAGGAAGAGCCCTAGGTATATACATTGTTCATGTAGTCTTCATCGATATTTTTGATTTGATTTTATCGGCAGTAAAAATGGATCATATATCCGACAATTTATTGTTAAAACTATTTGAGACACTCCTTATAATTTCTATGTCGTACATTTCTTATGACCTCCTTCAATATTTCAAAAGGCGTTTAAGCAAAATGATAAAAACCTGTTAG
- a CDS encoding glycoside hydrolase family 1 protein, which yields MIHQKSERFPENFLWGSASAAYQVEGAWNEDGKGLSVWDIYAKKNGTTFESTNGDVAVDHYHRFREDIALMADMGLKAYRFSVAWSRIYPEGKGKINEAGLKFYDDLINELLKHGIEPILTVYHWDVPQALMEEYGAWESREIIHDFNEYCITLFKRFGGRVKYWVTLNEQNVFIGLGYRTGLHPPGVKDAKRMYEANHIANLANAKAIQSFRRFVPEGKIGPSFAFGPTYPFTCAPDNILAYENAEDLNNHWWLDVYCWGTYPMISMKYLERNGLAPTIMDGDMELLAFGRPDFIGVNYYRSGTVEMNPLDGIELGTMNTTGKKGTSEESGVPGLFKSKRNPHLDATNWDWEIDPTGLRIGLRRLTSRYRLPILITENGLGEYDTLLEGDVVNDEYRIEYLKSHVAACQDAISDGVDLIGYCTWSFTDILSWLNGYKKRYGFVYVNRDEHSEKDLRRIKKKSFYWYKELIENNGNNLHNIQSIIQKEE from the coding sequence ATGATTCATCAAAAGAGTGAACGCTTCCCAGAAAACTTTTTATGGGGCTCTGCATCGGCAGCATACCAAGTGGAGGGAGCATGGAATGAGGATGGAAAGGGTCTTTCTGTCTGGGATATTTATGCAAAAAAGAATGGTACGACTTTTGAAAGTACGAACGGTGATGTGGCGGTTGACCATTATCATCGTTTCAGGGAAGACATTGCCTTGATGGCCGATATGGGATTGAAGGCATACCGCTTTTCTGTTGCCTGGAGCCGGATTTATCCTGAAGGGAAAGGAAAAATCAATGAAGCGGGCCTGAAATTTTACGATGACCTCATTAATGAATTGCTAAAACACGGCATTGAGCCCATTTTAACGGTTTACCACTGGGATGTTCCCCAAGCATTAATGGAGGAATATGGTGCCTGGGAATCAAGGGAAATCATTCATGACTTCAACGAATATTGCATCACGCTGTTCAAACGCTTCGGTGGACGGGTTAAGTACTGGGTCACTTTGAATGAGCAAAATGTATTTATCGGATTAGGATACCGTACAGGGCTGCATCCACCGGGTGTGAAAGATGCAAAAAGGATGTATGAAGCCAATCATATTGCAAACTTGGCCAATGCTAAAGCCATCCAATCATTCAGAAGGTTCGTACCTGAAGGCAAAATCGGTCCCAGCTTTGCTTTTGGACCGACATACCCTTTTACTTGTGCCCCGGATAATATCCTTGCTTATGAAAATGCCGAGGATCTCAATAACCATTGGTGGCTGGATGTTTATTGCTGGGGAACCTATCCTATGATAAGCATGAAGTATTTAGAGAGAAATGGTCTGGCTCCGACCATCATGGATGGGGATATGGAACTTCTGGCCTTTGGAAGGCCTGACTTCATCGGAGTCAATTACTATAGATCGGGAACTGTCGAAATGAACCCGCTTGACGGCATTGAACTGGGGACCATGAATACGACCGGAAAGAAAGGAACATCAGAGGAAAGCGGTGTTCCCGGACTTTTCAAATCAAAGCGAAATCCTCACTTGGATGCAACGAACTGGGATTGGGAAATCGACCCTACAGGCCTTCGTATCGGACTTCGCAGATTGACCAGCAGATATAGGCTCCCTATCCTCATCACTGAAAATGGCTTAGGTGAATATGATACGCTCCTTGAAGGGGATGTGGTGAATGATGAGTACCGCATTGAGTATTTGAAAAGTCATGTAGCGGCCTGCCAGGATGCCATCAGTGACGGTGTGGACCTAATTGGATACTGCACTTGGTCATTCACGGATATACTTAGCTGGCTTAATGGCTACAAGAAGCGCTACGGCTTCGTTTATGTGAACAGAGATGAACATAGTGAAAAGGATTTAAGGCGCATTAAGAAAAAAAGTTTCTATTGGTATAAAGAATTGATAGAAAATAACGGAAATAATTTACATAATATTCAATCTATTATTCAAAAGGAGGAATAA
- a CDS encoding MurR/RpiR family transcriptional regulator, translating into MFTREAIASFNELECSLYGYITKNAEKVSYMRIRELADETHVSTSTILRFCRKVDCAGYSEFKVKLKMYISEKQHVKLKSTQHSLSEFVERTLKGSFESYIQETARLIAKAESVIFLGIGSSGIMAEYGSRYVSSLGKSSLYIKDPFFPIHSKYSSNSVTIALSVSGETIEIIDLIKCLKEEGSTIVSITNNKVSTIARISDLNISYFVTEEYSGKSNITTQIPVVYLLEAIAKEIYKI; encoded by the coding sequence ATGTTTACTAGAGAAGCCATTGCATCTTTTAATGAATTGGAATGTTCGTTATATGGTTATATTACCAAAAACGCAGAAAAGGTCTCTTATATGAGGATAAGGGAGCTCGCAGATGAGACACATGTCTCTACTTCCACTATCCTTCGTTTTTGCAGAAAGGTTGATTGCGCTGGTTACTCTGAATTCAAAGTGAAGCTTAAGATGTATATAAGTGAGAAACAGCATGTCAAGCTAAAGAGTACCCAACATTCTTTGTCGGAATTTGTAGAGAGGACACTGAAGGGAAGCTTCGAGTCATATATTCAAGAAACGGCGAGGCTGATTGCCAAAGCGGAGAGTGTCATTTTTCTTGGTATTGGAAGCTCGGGCATTATGGCTGAATATGGGTCACGCTATGTTTCCAGCCTTGGGAAATCTTCCTTATATATTAAGGATCCTTTCTTTCCAATCCATTCAAAGTATTCAAGTAACAGTGTAACGATTGCCTTGAGTGTGTCTGGAGAAACGATAGAGATCATTGACCTTATAAAATGTTTAAAAGAAGAGGGAAGCACCATCGTCAGCATAACCAATAATAAAGTCAGTACGATTGCAAGGATATCAGATTTGAATATATCCTATTTCGTGACAGAGGAATACAGCGGTAAATCGAATATAACCACCCAAATTCCGGTCGTTTATCTGTTAGAGGCGATTGCCAAAGAAATATACAAGATATAG
- a CDS encoding PTS sugar transporter subunit IIC — protein sequence MGFMASFERGMEKALVPVAAKLNSQRHIVAIRDAFILAFPITLAGSLIVLLNFAVLAPDGFIAKMLFLNKLFPNLADFQQVFAPVLNGSTSILSIFIVFLIARNIALAMKADDLLCGLTALSTFFIVYPAYTVVDGTNFLSTQWVGAQGLFVAMIIGLLVGEIFSRLSKSKRLQITMPASVPPAISRTFKVLFPIVIITVLFSVGNAIILAIYPNGIHELIYAAIQTPLKNLGTNIFSLIILAIVSNLLWVFGIHGPNTVAAIREGMFAEATLENLNYVASHGSAWGAPYPVTWAINDAFANYGGSGMTLGLIIAIFIASRRKDYHDIGKLSIAPGIFNINEPIIFGLPVVLNPILIFPFILVPAVNILIGYIAITTELIPPIAYTVPWTTPGPLIAFFGTGGNWMALVIGFVCLAVSTLVYLPFVLASNKAAAIQQPTDAGNNDLPA from the coding sequence ATGGGATTCATGGCTAGTTTTGAGCGTGGTATGGAAAAAGCCCTTGTTCCTGTCGCGGCTAAACTGAACTCTCAAAGGCATATTGTTGCTATTCGTGACGCTTTTATATTAGCATTTCCAATCACGCTTGCGGGTTCATTGATCGTTTTACTGAATTTTGCTGTACTGGCTCCGGATGGATTCATTGCAAAGATGCTGTTCTTGAATAAGCTATTTCCTAATTTGGCTGATTTCCAGCAGGTATTCGCACCAGTATTGAATGGTTCAACCAGTATTTTATCCATATTCATCGTCTTTCTAATTGCCAGGAATATCGCCTTAGCCATGAAGGCGGATGACCTTCTTTGCGGATTAACTGCCCTTTCCACTTTCTTCATTGTATATCCCGCTTATACGGTGGTTGACGGGACGAATTTCCTTTCCACTCAATGGGTGGGGGCACAGGGTCTCTTCGTAGCCATGATCATCGGCTTGCTCGTGGGCGAGATCTTCAGCCGTTTATCCAAATCGAAACGTCTTCAAATCACGATGCCTGCGTCCGTACCGCCAGCCATCTCGAGAACATTCAAGGTTCTTTTTCCAATCGTCATCATTACAGTTTTATTCTCAGTTGGTAATGCAATCATTCTAGCTATCTACCCAAATGGGATCCATGAATTGATATATGCAGCGATCCAGACCCCATTGAAAAACTTGGGAACCAATATATTCTCGTTAATTATCCTGGCCATAGTATCGAATCTCCTCTGGGTCTTCGGGATTCATGGTCCTAATACAGTTGCCGCAATCAGGGAAGGAATGTTTGCGGAGGCAACGCTTGAAAACCTGAACTATGTCGCTTCACATGGATCTGCCTGGGGAGCTCCCTACCCTGTTACTTGGGCTATCAATGATGCTTTCGCCAATTACGGTGGATCAGGCATGACCCTGGGATTGATCATTGCCATTTTCATCGCATCAAGAAGAAAGGATTATCACGATATCGGAAAGCTTTCCATTGCACCGGGTATCTTCAATATCAATGAACCGATCATCTTTGGATTGCCAGTTGTACTTAATCCAATATTGATCTTCCCTTTCATCCTGGTGCCGGCAGTAAACATCTTGATCGGCTATATCGCGATCACAACAGAGCTGATACCGCCGATAGCCTATACTGTGCCGTGGACGACGCCTGGTCCGCTTATTGCATTCTTTGGTACTGGCGGAAACTGGATGGCCTTGGTTATTGGATTCGTCTGTCTGGCTGTTTCAACGCTTGTCTATCTACCGTTCGTGCTAGCTTCCAATAAGGCTGCAGCCATACAGCAACCAACGGATGCCGGCAATAACGATTTACCTGCTTAG
- a CDS encoding PTS sugar transporter subunit IIB, with amino-acid sequence MKKILLVCAAGMSTSLLVNKMNDAAKDKGIAIDIVALPISECSKAAEEVDVVLLGPQVRYQKAQVDAIVDGRVPVEVIEMRAYGTMNGSAILDRALELIGQDQ; translated from the coding sequence ATGAAAAAAATCCTATTGGTATGTGCAGCTGGAATGTCCACCAGCTTGCTCGTTAATAAAATGAATGACGCTGCAAAGGATAAGGGCATCGCCATTGATATTGTTGCCTTGCCCATTTCAGAATGCTCAAAAGCCGCTGAGGAAGTGGACGTCGTATTATTGGGTCCTCAGGTCAGATATCAAAAAGCACAGGTGGATGCCATTGTAGACGGAAGGGTGCCAGTAGAGGTTATAGAAATGAGAGCATATGGAACGATGAACGGGAGCGCGATCCTCGATCGGGCATTAGAGCTTATTGGTCAAGATCAATAA
- a CDS encoding ROK family protein, whose protein sequence is MSNYLAFDIGGTEIKYGLLTELGDILEKGRFPTVRNNGEAILEAILAKVSVFPSLRGIAISAPGFVNDQTGFIEMGGAIKDFDGFNIKTYMEERTNLPVTVENDVNCVALAEKWKGNAKDTEHFLCMTVGTGVGGAVFLNNQLYRGISFGAGEFGFMITHGSKDGSAFKNTLSWNGSISGIRERYAKHKGILVEEVTGQDVFHAYETGDPIARDEVERFYDSLAIGIHNLYFMFNPNKILIGGAVSARQELIPELRRRVESLNGYINGDCIEACFLNNDAGMFGALFHHLQTYVNQGRRE, encoded by the coding sequence ATGTCCAACTATCTAGCCTTTGACATAGGGGGAACGGAAATAAAATACGGATTGCTGACAGAATTAGGCGATATTTTGGAAAAAGGAAGATTTCCGACGGTTCGCAACAATGGGGAAGCTATCCTTGAAGCGATCTTAGCTAAAGTTTCCGTTTTTCCCAGTTTACGAGGAATCGCCATTAGCGCTCCCGGCTTTGTCAATGACCAGACAGGTTTTATAGAAATGGGTGGAGCCATCAAGGATTTTGATGGTTTCAACATTAAAACATATATGGAGGAACGGACGAATCTGCCTGTCACGGTGGAAAATGATGTGAATTGTGTCGCTCTAGCCGAGAAATGGAAGGGGAACGCAAAGGACACTGAACACTTTCTCTGCATGACTGTCGGTACAGGGGTTGGCGGAGCGGTTTTCCTTAACAATCAATTATACCGGGGCATTTCCTTTGGGGCCGGTGAATTTGGATTCATGATCACCCATGGTAGCAAAGATGGATCAGCTTTTAAAAATACTTTGAGTTGGAATGGATCTATTTCAGGCATCAGGGAACGGTATGCAAAACATAAAGGAATTTTGGTTGAGGAAGTAACCGGACAGGATGTTTTTCATGCATATGAAACTGGAGACCCTATAGCTCGCGATGAAGTGGAAAGGTTCTATGATAGCCTTGCAATTGGAATCCACAATTTGTATTTCATGTTCAATCCAAACAAAATCTTGATTGGCGGAGCTGTAAGTGCCAGGCAAGAATTGATACCAGAGCTCAGAAGAAGAGTCGAATCATTAAATGGATATATAAATGGAGATTGTATTGAAGCATGTTTTTTGAACAATGATGCAGGCATGTTCGGTGCCTTGTTTCATCATCTGCAAACATATGTAAACCAAGGAAGAAGGGAATAG
- a CDS encoding 6-phospho-beta-glucosidase: protein MKNGIKIVTIGGGSSYTPELIEGFIKRYDELPISEIWLVDINKGNEKLEIVGNLARRMVEKAGLPIDIHLTLNRREALKDADFVTTQFRVGLLDARAKDERIPLKYDVIGQETNGPGGLFKGLRTIPVILEICRDMEELCPDAWLVNFTNPAGMVTEAVLRYSTIKKVVGLCNVPIGMKMGIAKALDVEPDRVQVDFAGLNHMVFGLDVYVDGKSVKDKVINALGDPKNEMTMKNIAGFAWDRDFIKGMGIIPCGYHRYYYKTDEMLAEEKESSATNGTRAEVVQQLEKDLFELYRDPELNVKPAQLEKRGGAYYSEAACSLINSIYNDKRDIQPVNTRNNGAIASIPNESAIEINCVITKEGPRPIAIGDLPVAVRGLVQQIKSFERMAAEAAVTGDYHKALVAMTINPLVPSDTIAKKILDEMLEAHKEDLPQFFNEVKS from the coding sequence TTGAAGAATGGGATAAAAATCGTGACAATAGGCGGCGGTTCCAGCTATACACCGGAACTGATTGAAGGTTTTATCAAACGGTATGATGAACTTCCTATAAGTGAAATCTGGCTCGTTGACATAAACAAAGGTAACGAAAAACTGGAGATCGTCGGAAACCTTGCTAGGAGAATGGTTGAAAAGGCAGGTCTGCCAATTGACATTCACCTTACACTTAACCGACGCGAAGCATTGAAGGATGCAGATTTTGTAACGACCCAATTCCGGGTCGGATTACTTGATGCAAGAGCTAAGGATGAAAGGATTCCATTAAAATATGATGTAATCGGACAGGAGACAAATGGGCCTGGAGGTCTCTTCAAAGGACTTCGGACCATACCAGTGATACTTGAAATCTGCAGGGATATGGAGGAGCTTTGTCCGGATGCCTGGCTTGTGAACTTCACCAACCCAGCTGGAATGGTTACGGAGGCAGTCTTAAGGTATAGCACCATCAAAAAGGTTGTTGGTTTATGCAACGTTCCCATCGGGATGAAAATGGGCATAGCAAAAGCTTTGGATGTAGAGCCAGACAGGGTTCAAGTCGATTTTGCAGGATTGAATCATATGGTATTCGGACTGGATGTATATGTGGACGGAAAAAGCGTGAAGGATAAAGTAATAAATGCGCTTGGGGATCCAAAAAATGAAATGACGATGAAAAACATTGCAGGCTTTGCCTGGGATCGTGATTTCATCAAAGGAATGGGCATTATTCCTTGCGGATACCATCGTTATTATTACAAGACCGATGAAATGCTTGCCGAAGAAAAGGAATCTTCAGCAACAAATGGGACGCGGGCCGAGGTCGTTCAACAACTGGAAAAGGACCTATTTGAATTGTATAGAGATCCTGAACTGAATGTTAAACCGGCTCAACTAGAAAAGCGCGGTGGAGCGTATTACAGCGAAGCGGCATGCAGTCTCATCAATTCGATTTACAATGATAAGCGGGATATTCAGCCAGTCAATACACGCAATAACGGGGCGATAGCGAGTATTCCAAATGAATCAGCCATTGAAATTAACTGTGTGATCACCAAAGAAGGGCCAAGACCAATCGCCATTGGCGACCTGCCTGTAGCAGTCCGGGGATTGGTCCAGCAAATTAAATCTTTTGAAAGGATGGCTGCTGAAGCGGCTGTCACAGGAGATTATCATAAAGCTTTAGTGGCGATGACCATAAATCCTTTAGTACCATCAGACACTATCGCCAAAAAAATACTGGATGAAATGCTCGAGGCGCATAAAGAAGACCTGCCGCAATTTTTTAATGAAGTGAAATCATGA
- a CDS encoding cyclic-phosphate processing receiver domain-containing protein, whose translation MEKISVFLDDYRKAPDGYVLVETIDECIELLQNFDIEHLSLDHDLLNKTRNGFMLVQKMVKEKLFANRITIHSANSVGGKAMYNCLKQAQRNLTMPPAIIVSLRPLPLKFFPSKVLQHYIDIR comes from the coding sequence ATGGAGAAAATCAGCGTTTTTCTGGATGACTATCGGAAAGCACCCGATGGCTATGTGTTAGTCGAGACTATTGACGAATGTATAGAGCTATTGCAAAACTTTGATATTGAACATCTTTCTTTGGACCATGATTTATTAAATAAAACCAGGAATGGTTTTATGCTTGTTCAAAAGATGGTCAAAGAAAAACTATTTGCCAATCGCATTACTATTCACTCTGCCAATTCAGTTGGCGGTAAAGCAATGTACAACTGTTTAAAGCAAGCACAACGGAATTTAACTATGCCCCCTGCCATTATTGTATCCTTACGACCATTGCCTCTCAAATTCTTCCCGTCAAAGGTTCTGCAACATTATATAGATATACGGTAA
- a CDS encoding PTS lactose/cellobiose transporter subunit IIA → MEGLEAVAFEMISNVGTAKSLIMEALYEAREGRYEAAEEKLKKSQIHMVEGHHAHSGLIQQEASGQKVEFSLLLMHAEDQMMSAETIRDLVAEMIKMYREMRQK, encoded by the coding sequence ATGGAAGGATTGGAAGCTGTAGCTTTTGAAATGATCAGCAATGTAGGGACCGCAAAGAGCTTGATCATGGAAGCCTTGTATGAGGCAAGAGAAGGACGATATGAAGCGGCCGAGGAAAAACTGAAGAAATCCCAGATTCATATGGTTGAAGGCCACCATGCCCATTCAGGGCTCATCCAGCAGGAAGCATCAGGACAAAAGGTGGAATTCTCGCTTCTACTTATGCATGCAGAGGATCAAATGATGAGTGCTGAGACGATAAGGGACCTAGTTGCAGAAATGATTAAAATGTATCGGGAAATGAGACAAAAATAA
- a CDS encoding DMT family transporter: MSNDTLVAISPTRNKGIALVLTGAALWGVSGTAAQYLFQQQGFSPEWLTVIRLLLSGIILLGVAYKNERLKVFEIWKTKKDALQIILFAILGMLAVQYTYFAAIEHGNAATATVLQYLAPALITCYLAIRSKRFPSITVSVAVIIAILGTFLLVTGGSIRTLSISGWAVFWGVTSAFALAFYTLQPYKLLSRWGAMIVVGWGMLIGGICFSVIHPPWAFEGNWTFPSFSAVLFIIIFGTIIAFYFYLESTKFISASEVSLFASVEPLSATLISVFWLNVTFGFAEWLGTLCIISTITILSIVKNK, translated from the coding sequence ATGAGTAATGATACTTTAGTTGCTATATCACCTACAAGAAACAAAGGGATTGCACTAGTACTGACTGGTGCTGCGTTATGGGGAGTGTCAGGGACGGCAGCTCAATATCTGTTTCAGCAGCAAGGATTCAGTCCTGAGTGGCTCACTGTTATACGCTTGTTGCTTTCTGGAATCATCTTATTGGGTGTCGCTTATAAGAATGAAAGGCTGAAAGTTTTTGAGATTTGGAAAACCAAAAAAGATGCGCTTCAAATTATCCTTTTTGCCATTCTAGGAATGCTCGCTGTTCAATACACATATTTTGCAGCGATTGAACATGGCAACGCAGCCACTGCCACAGTCCTTCAATACTTGGCACCGGCGCTTATCACTTGTTATTTAGCCATTCGCTCCAAACGTTTTCCAAGCATTACTGTGAGTGTAGCTGTGATCATAGCGATTTTAGGCACTTTTTTGCTTGTGACGGGAGGAAGCATTCGTACACTATCCATTTCCGGCTGGGCAGTATTTTGGGGAGTAACATCAGCCTTTGCATTGGCGTTCTATACATTGCAGCCTTATAAACTCCTTTCTAGATGGGGAGCGATGATTGTTGTGGGTTGGGGCATGCTGATTGGAGGCATATGCTTTAGCGTAATCCATCCTCCATGGGCATTTGAAGGCAATTGGACGTTCCCTTCATTTTCAGCGGTTTTATTCATCATCATTTTCGGTACGATCATTGCTTTTTATTTTTATTTGGAAAGTACCAAATTCATCTCGGCTTCTGAGGTAAGTTTATTTGCTTCGGTTGAACCATTATCCGCAACCTTAATATCCGTTTTCTGGCTGAATGTAACATTCGGTTTTGCCGAGTGGCTTGGCACGCTCTGCATTATTAGCACCATTACGATTTTATCGATCGTAAAAAACAAGTAA